CGGTCTTTGTTTGGCCTTCGATGCCTAATCTGGAAGATGATGATATCAGCAGCCTTGGTAGCACGACGGAGACAGAGTCCTTTCCAACGACCCATTTGGGATCAGGCTTCACTCCGCAAAGCATCAGTCGGGAGCTCTATGCCAGGGACAAATTTAAATCTGTGTAGGTAGTTTCTTTTGTAAACTAAAACCAATTATCATGTTTGAGTAATATATTATGGTTATCAGCTTATCTGTtatgaataataaattaattgaAATGTACAATTTAAGATCTCAGTTGTACTGACTGGACACATACCACGTGAATGGAATGGCCATACATAAAACGGTGTCCGAATCCTCTCACGCATATAGACAATTATGTGTTCCGAATCTCCGATAGAACATGTCTTTGAATTATTGGGAGAATGAATAGATAAGCCCCTCACTGCGTAGTTATATCCTTCGCAGGTGAGCCTGAATCAAGTTCTATCGGAAGGATCCAAACCCAATCGGTTTGGGACTCTTTCTTCTACCAATTAGGAGACATTTGATTCCTACTGTAGCGTATGTCATCTACGTACATCCATATTCACTATCATGGACTACAGCACATTGCAAAAGCGATCGCGATTTCCAGGCCTAATGTTCTCCCGTGATTCCTACTTAATTTTGTGTCAAGAGCTTTAATCTGACTATTTCTGTcactgttttttctttgttcaatACTTCAATTCTCCCGAAAcattctctttttgtttctaGATGATAATTTATGAGAAATTTATCTTTTGATTGTAAGGGTTTCGTTCGATTTGGCTTTCTTGACGATTCTGTAATTTTGTTTTGAAGTTGAGTTACAATTCTGATTGTTACTCTGTAACGTTTCACCCCGTTCCTCTCTCTTGAAACTTATGTATGCCTAACAGTGTTATCGATGAAGGTCCACCAGACGAGTGTCCTCTGAAAATGTCTCAAGACTTAAACCTTTAATGGtgtaaaattcaaattgaagCAGTTAAAATCGGGATATATGATTGAATAAGGGAAAAGGGAAAGAGATAGTCATAAAAATTGGTACATATTTGCTGAACCGGCTCGTGCTTTGCATGTTGGACTCTGACTTCAATGCGTGACTCGGGGATTTCAGCCTTGCCAGCGCCCTGGACGAGGAGAAGATCTCGTCCCCGGAGGTTGGGGGCATGGCCGGCACGTTGGGTTACGTTGTGCCTGAATGCTTCCTAACAGGCAAGGCCACCAAGCAGCCCGACGTCTATGCATTTGGTGTTGTTTTATGGGAAATAGTTTGTGGCTTGCGACCTAGAACCAGGATCGATGAGTTCTACTTCTAGGTCGACTGGCTTTGGTCCTTGTGCGGTTGCACCAAGTTCGGATGTTAATGCTGTAGAAGTGCAGCTCGGAGATGAGTAAATGTCTTTTAGTTTTGTGGCCAATCCCATCTAGTGGCGATGGCCAATGTGGCTATATTGccgatcccaaaaaaaaataaaaatggcaaTGCGGGTACAGAACCAGAAACGGTCAAATGGAGAAGATAAATGGAATAGTCATTTGTTGCACGAGGAGAACGGGGCggccgagggaaaaaaaaaatcttcaatgcAACGATTTTTTGTAATGTCCTTTCACATGATGTGAGTTTTACGTATATATAGGTTTCACATAATCTGAGAGAAACGTTACAAATAATCGTTGCATTAAAAATTTTCTCGGCCTGCTGTGGGGGGGGGAAGGAGGTTTGAATCGGGTCATTGCTCGGAAGTTGCCTATAAATTGGTTGGACTACTGTTGTGTAACTTCCATTCAAGTGTGAACATTATATCTTTTAACACTAGTTCCAAATTCagagtttatttatttttgtacttttcaaaatgcCCTTGTCCATACGAATTTTTTATCCTAAGAATTATGGCCAAGAGAATAAGATCTACTCCTATCTATGAACACATCCTGACAAATAGTGGCTCAATGATTGATTAAAAGTACAAATGCCCTTGTCCATACGAATTTTTAATCCTAAGAATTggtcctgctacacacacagcagatctgtgcacatatTTTATTGTGAGCCCACCACGGGTCCATGTAAAttattcgagccgttcattaaatgtaaaatattttttaaagggttcccgtaaaaaataagctcaatccgatacctataggtgtttcatccaaccatctgacttttcattcaaattttcaaaaaatgaaaaagttatatggttggattgagcacctataggtatcatattgagcttattttttgtcagggtctttgaaaaaatattttacatttaatgaacggctcagatgatttgtgtgagacccgtggtgggccccacaacgaaatctgtgcacagatctgctgtgtgtgtagactttctgtaagaattatcactactacaaaaatagataaagacctTGGTTatttggtgtgatctttcacttttaatctcgcattcaaaaccgtggtctatcaaggtgtaactaaaagtctCTATTTTTTAACCACAGGATAAaaaccgtgattaaaactcattaataccgtgactaaaaacataaaaactgtgattaaaaaagacaaaactgtgacctttaatagcttaacatctcagtttcattataaaaccgtggttgtttagagaataataatctcagtttttgaaaaaatcgagATTGAAAGTGGCGTTTTCCTAAAAGAAAAAATCCCCCTTTATTTATCCTGCTAGATTTTGAACctaagtctcttgagttttgtatagaagcttcaaccaactgcaccacacacatttttcaatatagaattgaaatatttaatatataacatatgcatttaacattaaaatatatttcgaacatcattttgaaccttcaaatattaaaattagaaattttgataaacatgaaagttgtaaccatttgtgttattgttcaaactcaatttgaattatctcaattaatggagttttgagcatagagttgtactcgaaatacatttggcgacgaaacgcaactttcataaatttcatcaccaaaggtatccatttggtgacgaaatatattttcatcgccgaaagtactccattttttgacgaaatattttttgtagaatggttgagagtgacatttatttaggggtatTACACACGTAGTTGATTAAGGGGTAAGCgactttcaacttttcctatataagagctttcatctcaagtctaaaaaaaaatgtgatgtattctctaatttacgatctcagtttctagatgattgagattaaagattttttttatctcagtttttcaaaaatgagatctattctttaagttacaatcttacttttagattattgagattaaaaaatcttttcatctcagtttttttcgaaatgagatatattctttcatatataatctcagtttttttagaatgagatctattcttgaagttacaatctcactttttagattactgaaattaaaaaatctttccatctcagttttttcgtataactgagattaaaactatagtccataacattttattacgcttttacaaaaagtaagatctttttagtttttggaccgtgatctttataccattttgtagtagtgtaTGGCCAAGAGAATAAGATCTACTCCTATCTATGAACACATCCTGACAAATAGTGTCTCAATGATTGATTAAATTGCACACAGGCAAACACGAACACACTGGAACATAAAgaaaatgagattaaattcttttttaaCAGGCGGTAGAAAACTTTACTTTTTTACCATCATTTTTTTCGGCCCTATCATGTGTTTATtattaatctgaaccgttcattttatagacACAACATAATAatatatccatgcaaaaaataaacttgattgaaCATctaggagtatcaaaaattgaattttgctttgtaaaatgaaCAGTTtgtctttattattattgacagaaattaGATCGTCTagtttataaaccaaaattcaaattttgatatatctatcgattTTCGATGAAACTGATTCTTTACCTGACAATACTATAAAAGTCAATAGTAGAAAAGTGAGATTTTATACCAACGGTAAATAAATTTATTCTAAAAGAATATCATCATTGACAGTTTCCTAGCAATGTGGCAAATGGAAATGACAAAAACGGTGAGAGAGAAATCGTTGGGTTCTGCGAAGAGTGAAAGCGGAGAAAGACAGGCCAACTGGTTAACAAGTCAAGTCCCCCCGCGCTTTTTGTTAGGTGAATAATTGGAAAAGAAAGACTCTGCTTTTACTATTCTATCCAGCAaaatcttatctctctctcccaattcCCAAATCCCCGTTATAGCCATTTCTGCACACTTGATGGGATTGGCCGTGAAGCTCCGTATGATGGCCGCCATGCTCCTCTGTTTCACGGTGGTCACGGCCCAGAACCTCAAGACTTTCACCACTACATACGGACCATTCAATCGCAGCCAATCCAATTCCTGTTTATTCAAGCTGGAGACAGCCACCATCTCCAATGGGGCGCTCCAATTGACCCCGAACTCGGCCTACCAGAGGGGCGTGGTGGGCATGCCACTCGAAAATCAGGCCGGAAGAGCGACGTTGCGTCAACCATTCAAGTTGTGGGAGTGGGAACAAggttacaacaaaaaaatggacagGGTCGCCTCGTTCAACTCCTCTTTCCTCTTCAGCGTCTGCCCGCTGGGTGGTAATACCACCCCGGGGGAAGGGCTGGCCTTCATACTAGCCCACGTAGATTACTGGAGGGAGCCCATTCCGTCAAAGAGTTTCGGCCAGTATCTGGGCCTGACCAACGTCAACACCGATGGCTCCGCTAGAAACAGCCTAGTAGCCATCGAGTTTGACAACATCAAACAGGCATTCGATCCGGATGCTAACCACGTGGGGCTCAATATAAACAGCATCATATCTAATGTTACTGCCTCTTTGACCCCACTGGGAATTGAACTCGCTCCAGATGGCGAGGCCAGGTTTTACAATGTCTGGGTCCAGTATGACGGGGTCAGTAAGGTCATTGAGGTGTACATTGCACGACAAGCTGGGTTTGATGGGGAGACGCCCTCCAGGCCTGATACCCCGGTCTTAAAATCAAATCTCGATTTGCGAGAGGTCTTTGGATATCATAAGTACTTGTCCTTTGGTTTTTCAGCATCGACAGGAAATAATGTGCAGCTCAACTGTATCTATAGATGGAACTTGACGGTGGAGTCCTATGAGCTGTACGAACATCCTCCAAAGACTCCAAAACATCCTTCTTGGCTTAAGACTCTCCTTGTAGTCGGGGTCGGCGTTCCACTGCTTGTGATAGGGGTAGCAGTGATGGGCTATTATTACCCATGCAAGAAGCGATTAATGGTTCAGTTTAAGTCCAACATATTACTAGGGGCCTTGAAGAGATTGCCAGGAACCCCGAGGGAATTCCATTTAAAGGATTTGAAGAGGGCGACCAACAACTTTGACGAGAAGAACAAGTTGGGCCAGGGTGGTTTCGGTGCAGTGTACCGGGGCCACCTGCATGATGAAAATCTGGAGGTGGCCGTCAAGAGGTTTTCTAGGGAAACTATAAAGGGTGAGGATGACTTCTTGGCAGAGCTCACCATCATCAATCGTCTCCGTCACAAACATCTTGTCCGGCTGCTTGGTGGGTCCTTTCCCAAGTTTACAACTTtctcttcttcaatttgctTCTACTCTTATCTTTATATGATAGCAGTGATTTACGGCACTAACCGGTAGTTTAATATTTCACTGCATCGAAATTTATCTTCCATATATAATCGATCTAAGACGCATGATATTCACTGCAAGAGATAAGTTCTTTTTAGGCCCCAATTGTTTTGGTTCCGAaagctttattttttgttgcaaaaaacATGTATGGACTTTTTTTTGTCCATCACTAGATCGCGCGGTTGTTAAACGGCTATTGATAAAAAGGGAGATTGGGCGACCTTATTCTGTGTTCCACATATAATTTTGCTTTCAGGACTGAAAATTTGGTTCCCAATTGTCATCGCAATTCTGCTCTTGTTTTTCAGctcattaacaaaactaatcTTAGTTCCAATTAAGGGTGAGtttccactattttttttttgtcttcacgCTAATGCTAATAGTCAAGTTCTTTCCGCTGAATGGTAATTAACTGatgtatgtgaggagaatgagATGCCTACAAATCTGTGAAAACATGAGcttttagtccatttag
This DNA window, taken from Rhododendron vialii isolate Sample 1 chromosome 8a, ASM3025357v1, encodes the following:
- the LOC131299039 gene encoding probable L-type lectin-domain containing receptor kinase S.5; the encoded protein is MGLAVKLRMMAAMLLCFTVVTAQNLKTFTTTYGPFNRSQSNSCLFKLETATISNGALQLTPNSAYQRGVVGMPLENQAGRATLRQPFKLWEWEQGYNKKMDRVASFNSSFLFSVCPLGGNTTPGEGLAFILAHVDYWREPIPSKSFGQYLGLTNVNTDGSARNSLVAIEFDNIKQAFDPDANHVGLNINSIISNVTASLTPLGIELAPDGEARFYNVWVQYDGVSKVIEVYIARQAGFDGETPSRPDTPVLKSNLDLREVFGYHKYLSFGFSASTGNNVQLNCIYRWNLTVESYELYEHPPKTPKHPSWLKTLLVVGVGVPLLVIGVAVMGYYYPCKKRLMVQFKSNILLGALKRLPGTPREFHLKDLKRATNNFDEKNKLGQGGFGAVYRGHLHDENLEVAVKRFSRETIKGEDDFLAELTIINRLRHKHLVRLLGWCHKNGKLLLVYDYMPNGSLDAHLFTKTPDSKPLSWDQRYNIISGVALALNYLHNEYDQKVVHRDLKASNIMLDSDFNARLGDFGLARALDKEKTSYSEVKGVAGTVGYIAPECFLTGKATQQSDVYAFGTLLLEIVCGLRPGTLIDEFHCLLDWVWSLHREGRILDAVEERLGDEYVVEEAKKVLVLALACSHPIASERPRTQAIVHIISGLVPVPYVPPFKPASLWPSMPALGEDDISSLASTTEAKSFPTTHLGSGFTTQCISRELYAGDNFQSV